The following nucleotide sequence is from Gordonia jinghuaiqii.
AGCGGGTCGGTCTCGTGGCGGTGGATCACCGCGGCGCCGAGCAGACGCTGCGCCTGACCGGGGTCGGAGTCCCAGAGCGCGTCGGCGGTGAGGAGATAGAGTCGGATGGCGGGCGGGTAGTCGTGCAGGTTCACCATCGCCCACGCCCAGTGTTTGGCGACGTCGACGGTGTCGGACTCGCCCCGGCCGTGCGTGCGCACGTACTTGCCGTGCAACTCGCGGCACAGATGGCTGGAGTCCGACCACAACGCCAGGTGCGACATGCACCGGACGCAGTCGTGCACATTGGACAGGTACATCGCCGAGTACGGTCCCTCGCGGCGTGACCTGATCTCGCGAAGCACGGAGAACTCGGCCAGCGCGTGGTCGTATTCACCGGCCGAGAGCAGGGCCTGGGCCTCGGCCTGCATTTCCTCGATCACCTTCGACATTGTCCTCGATCGGCGTCCCCGCCATGCGCTGTTTGATCGAAGTCGCACAATCCTGGCGGCGGTCCCGACGGACTGGCATCGTGGCAGGGGTGAAGGACGACATCGGCAGCACCCCGGAAGGTTCAGACGGCGAGTTCAGCCTCGACGAGGACGATCAACTGCAGCCTGAGGACACCCTCGACGACCGTGGCATCGACGACGTCCTCGACGAGGGCTACTCACCGCCCGACTACGCGCCGAAGGGCGCGGTCCACGGACTGACCGCCCGCGAGCAGGCCGACGGCGAGACGCTCGACGAGCGACTGGCCGAGGAGGAACCCGACGTCGGGGCGGTGGATCCGCTCGACGAGATCACCGCCGAGGAGCGTAGCCGAACCGACTGGCGCGCACACGATTCCGACACCGATGACGAGTTCGACACAGGCGACGAGGTCGGGGACCGGCGCGCCGGGAGGCTGATCGCGCCCGACGAAGGGTCGGGCATCGACACCGAGCCCGATGCCGTCGCCAGTGACGCCGGCATCG
It contains:
- a CDS encoding DUF5709 domain-containing protein, whose amino-acid sequence is MKDDIGSTPEGSDGEFSLDEDDQLQPEDTLDDRGIDDVLDEGYSPPDYAPKGAVHGLTAREQADGETLDERLAEEEPDVGAVDPLDEITAEERSRTDWRAHDSDTDDEFDTGDEVGDRRAGRLIAPDEGSGIDTEPDAVASDAGIDGAGASAEEAAVHLIPESEREPDGEPER